Part of the Flavobacterium alkalisoli genome is shown below.
ATTCGCTTTATTCTCTGCCAAAAGGCTAATAACCTCCTGCATTAAATCTTGAGGATATACTTTTCCATCATGTTGGGCAAAAGGAGCAATGCCTATCCATTTTTCCGTTTTAGCGCCTGTAACAGCTAATACATCCTGTGTAAGGATATGCTTTTCCGGAAATACAGGAACACTTACATCTATAGCAAAACCCAACTGACGAAATGTTTCGGCATGTCTTTGTACTATAGGGGTAAGCGGTTTAAAAATTTTATTTTCCGCACGGGTAAGGGCTTTTTTCTCTTTACGGACCTTATCAGTAGTTGCTGTCTTTTTACCGGAAAGGGCAAATAGCCTGGTAACTATTTTAGAGCGCAGCACATTATGCAAATCAGCTACGGCATCTATGTCCCGTTTTTTAAGTTCACGGTACAGTTTAAACAGTCCGCCAAAACCTTTATGCCTTCCTTTTACATCGGCTTCATAAAAAGAAACATTAGGAATGCCCTCAAAAAAAGGCTTGAAAAAGCCTCTTGAAAGTACGGTTAGCTTTACCTCAGGGTGTTGTAAAGCTAAGGCTCTCAACACGGGTACAGTCATAGCGACATCACCCATTGCAGAGAGCCTTATTACAAGTATATGCTTTATACCCGCCATGTGCAGGTTTTATTTTTTGTTTTGGTATAAAACAGGGTTTAATTCCTCGTCGTTGTACATTTTCATCTGTTTGTACACTTTCATGAATTTATCACCATTTTCAATATCAGTTAAAAGATCGTCTATAGAAGTAGAAAGATCTTTTTTCTGCTCTAAAAGTACGTTTAGCTTTTCCTGACATTTAGCCCTGTGCTCAGGAGATGCACCTTCACGGGTAGCCTCTTCCTGCATGTGGTATATTTTAAGGGCAAGGATAGAAAGCCTGTCTATAGCCCAAGCTGGACTCTCAGAGTTTATCTTTGCATTTTCCTTAGGTTTAACATCCTGATATTTTTGTAAAAAATAACTGTCTATATATTCCACCATATCCGTTCTTTCCTGGTTAGAAGCGTCAATTCTTCTTTTTAGGGCAAGTGCCTCAACAGGATCAATTTCAGGATTACGGATAATATCTTCAAAGTGCCATTGTACTGTATCAATCCAGTTTTTGGCATATAATAAATGTTCAATTTTATCCTTGCTGAAAGGATTATTTATCGGCTGATCTACATTATCAAACTGATGGTAATCGTTGATACTCTGTTCAAAAACCGGGAATGCTATTTTAGAAAACATAGGGTTAAATTTTATTTTACAAATATAGTTTTAATACTTTTAACCTGCTAATACTAATTGAAAAGCCATGCATATTCATAATTTATCAGAAAATAATAGTGTGCTTAACCATTTTCTGGCACAAATTCGTGATGTAAATATCCAAAAGGATACCATGCGTTTCAGGAAAAATATTGAACGGATTGGGGAGATCATGGCTTTTGAGATAAGTAAGACTTTGGAGTATGCCCCTGTAGAAATTACTACTCCTTTAAGCACAAAAAGCACTTCGCTACTTAAAAATGGCATGGTAGTTTGCTCCATATTAAGGGCCGGGCTTACCCTGCATAACGGATTGCTTAATTTTTTTGATGCGGCAGAAAGCGGCTTTGTTTCGGCATATCGATACCACCCCAATAATGACGATTTCTTCATTATACAAACACAGTATCAGGCTGTACCAGACCTAACCGGAAAAACCCTGATATTAGCCGACCCTATGCTGGCTACCGGCCTATCGCTGGAAGCGGTGTTTAAAAACCTTATGGCAAACCAAACCCCAAAAGAAATTCATATTGCTGTAGTTATTGCCGCTCCCGAAGGGATTGAGCATCTAAAAGCGACATTGCCAAACAATTGTCATTTATGGATTGCCGATACTGATGAGCGCCTTAATGAACACAAATATATTGTTCCCGGACTTGGAGATGCCGGAGACCTGGCTTACGGTAACCGATTATAATTGTGAGAAAAACAGGAAAACGGTAATAATTACTATTAATGCCACTATGCTTTCCTTTACCCACTTAACTTTTTGACTTTCAATAAAGTTTGCTCCCATAATTGCCAAGGGTGCAAAAGTAAACGCAAGGAAACTATTATTCTTATCGGCAGAAAGTACATATATCCCTACACCAATAAGGAACGAAAAAATTACCTTTTTGTAAGACGAGTGCAGGTTAAGGGGTTTTGACGATAACATACCTACCTGTGCCACCGCAAATAAAATCGCAATGGAAGAAAACACTGCCAAGGCAATATTTTGGTATACATTTTCAAAATAAGTAAAGTCAAAACTAATCCTCATTTCGGCATAAAGGTCATAAAACAATTCGTTGCCAAAAAGTAGAACGATCATGGCATACATAGAAACCATGGCAAAAAAGGCTATAAAAGGTATAATCCAGTTGCGATAATCTCTAGAAACGTGAAAAATTATGGATATAAATACCAGTATAATATAAATAATACACCAAAAATGGAACAGTGCCGCAGCAAATATCCAGAAGGATGCATCAAATATTTTTTCCTTGGGAGTAATAAGTGACTGTAACGAAATCAGTCGCCTTAAAGCAAGCAATAAAAAGAAGTTTGATATAATGATTTTAGTGTTTACCAATATGGTAGGAAACAGAACTAAAAACATCATAAACAGGAACATAGCATAGGTATTGTCCTTGCTTAGGGTGTTTCTTCTGGTAATAAAATTTACAAGGAAAACCGAAAAAGCCAATAAAAGGAAAAGACCTACTTTTTCGAATATCATGTAGTAATATTCTGTCCAGTAAGTGTCCTTAAAAAGGTATGCGAAATAGAAAAAAACTAACAGCACACCAATTAAAGCATAATTTATCGGCCTCGATTTATTAAAAACACTTGCCAGCATGTGAATATTTTATACTTTTGTGATTGTAAATATAATACTTGTTTAAAAATGAGAGCATTTTTTGAAGGAATAGATTACCTATTTGTACACATACTATTTGCACCACTTGACTTTTTTAGAGCTTTAGAGCTTAAGAACTGGTGGACAGCTAATATAATTACATGGATTTTTATCATTATATGCTGCGCGGCAACCTGGTACTGGATTAAGCAATTGAAAGTTTTCAAAGCTAATAACGACGATAACCAGGATACCACAGCACACTCTTTCTTATCCTAGATCGAAACCGATATCCTTTCTAAAATACATCTTATCAAAATTTAGCTTGTCTATATTTTGATAAGATTTTTTTATGGCCTCTTTGTAATCTGCACCATATGAGGTTACAGCCAGTACACGCCCGCCATTTGTTACCACATTACCGTTATCATCTTTAGTACCGGCATGGAAAACAATAGAATCTTCTACTTTGTCAAGGCCTGTTATTACTTTACCTTTTTCATAATCTTCAGGATACCCTCCGGAAACCATCATAATAGTTGCCGCACTTCTTTCGTCAATTTCAAAAGCGGTTTGTGCCAGCGTACCATTAGATAATGCTTTAAAGGCTTCTACAAGGTCTGATTTGATTCTTGGTATAACAACCTCTGTTTCCGGGTCGCCCATCCTTACGTTATATTCAATAACAAACGGATCGTTACCTACTTTTATAAGACCGATGAATACAAATCCTTTGTATTCTATATTATCATTTTTAAGCCCCTGTATTGTTGGCTTAACGATTCTTGTTTCTATTTTCTCTAAAAACCCGGCATCAGCAAAAGGAACCGGAGAAACTGCTCCCATACCCCCCGTATTAAGGCCTGTGTCGCCTTCTCCAATACGTTTGTAGTCTTTAGCCATAGGTAACAGCTTATAGCTCTCTCCATCGGTTAAAACGAAGCAGCTAAGCTCTATACCGTCTAAAAACTCTTCGATTACAACTTTAGTACTCGCCTGACCGAATTTAGCATCCACAAGCATATTTCTAAGCTCCTGTTGTGCTTCGGCAAGATCGTTTAATATAAGTACCCCTTTACCGGCTGCAAGTCCGTCTGCTTTTAATACATAGGGAGCCTTAAGCGTTGTAAGGAATTCACATCCCTGCTCCACGGTTTCTTTTGTAAAGCTCTCATAAGCAGCTGTAGGTATATTATTCTTAACTAAGAATTTTTTAGCAAACTCTTTACTTCCCTCCAGTTCGGCACCATGCTTAGACGGCCCTATAACCGGAATATTTTTTAAAGCCTCGTCGTTCTTAAAATAATCATATACTCCTTTTACCAGCGGGTCTTCGGGACCAACTACTACCATCCCTATGTTTTCCTGCTGCACTAGTTGTCTTACAGCTTCAAAATCAGTTGGGCTTATGTTTACATTGTTTGCAATAGCCGATGTTCCTGCGTTACCAGGTGCAACAAATAATTTAGAACACTGCGGGCTTTGCAGCATTTTCCAGGCCAGTGCGTGCTCTCTTCCTCCAGATCCCAGTAATAAAATATTCATATGAATTGATAATTATTGCGATAAATGCTAATAGGCTTTTTCTTCACCCTTAAAGATATTTACCACCGTTTGTACTATAATTTTTAAATCCAGTAAAAGTGACCAGTTCTCTATATAAAAAACATCATACTTAATTCTGTTTATCATATCTTCATCGGTACTTATCTCTCCCCTGTATCCCTTAACCTGTGCAAGCCCGGTAATACCCGGCTTTACATACAGTCTTACAAGATATTTTTTAATGCTTTTGCTATATAGGTTATTTTGTGCCCATAAATGCGGCCTTGGCCCCACAACGCTCATTTCGCCCTTAAGCACATTAAGAAACTGTGGCATTTCGTCAAGGCTTGTTTTTCTTATAAAACGCCCTATCCTTGTTACCCTTGGGTCATTCTTAATAACCGATTCCTCTGTTGTTTTGTTAAGTCGCATGGACCTGAACTTATAACAAAAGAATTCCTTTTCATCTATACCCGGCCTTCCCTGTTTAAAAAATACAGGACCCGGCGATTCCAGTTTTATCAATATGGCCAGTAATGGCGTTAACCAAGACAATACAAACACAAAAACAAACAGAGAGAAAAGAATGTCAAACAGCCTTTTAAAAATCTTTGCCACAGGTTCGTGTAATGGTGTCTTTCTTAAGGACAGCACAGGGAAAAACTCGTAGTAATCTATTTTAAGGTTCTTGGCAAATATCTCCTTTGTATCGGGTATAAACTTTAATGTCTTGTCGTTAATATCGGCAAACTCTACCAGCCTTTTTAGTTGCAGGTTGGTTATTTCATTAAGCGAACAGTAAATCTCATCAATATTATTATCCAGGGTAAAGGCCTCAATTTCCGAGATCTTTCCTGTTATATTTTCATTCTGCTTCTTGTCAGAAAAAAAGCCCTTGAACTTGTATCCGTATTCCGTTTTATCCTCAAAAAGGGTTTTAAGCCTTAAAGCATCAGGGGTATACCCCACAATAACAGCATTCCTGTAATTACTGCCTGTCATTATTCTATACTTCCTAAGGTAGTAAAACAAAAGGAATTTAAACAGGGTAATAAGCGTAAAAGCCGTTACAAGGTATTCTGCTATGGCCTGCCCGCTAAATACAGCCTGCTTAGAAAACGGAAAAAAAGCAATTACTACCAACAGGAATATAATACCCTGCCTAACCAGTTTTGCTATTATTTCGATAGGTTTTGTAAAACGGTAAATCTCATAAAATCCAAAAAAATAGGATATTACTGCCCACGCCCCTACTTGATATAAGCCAAAATAAAATTCGTTAATACCCAGTTCCCAAAAAAAACAAGGAAACAGTACTGTTAGCACCAATACGTCAAAAAATATGCTTATTGGCCTTAGGTATTTAGAATATCTTCCCTTTCCGGACATAATTGTTTTTTAGTAGATATATCCTGAAAAATCTTTGTGTTCTTCTTTCAGTAATTCTTCGTGGCTAAGTGACTTAAAGTAGTCGTAAGTTATTTTCATTCCTTCTTCACGGCCTACTTTAGGTTCCCAACCCAAAAGTTCTTTTGCCTTTGTAATATCAGGCTGTCTTTGTAACGGGTCGTTTACTGGTAATGGCTTGTATATAATTTTTTGGGTAGTACCCGTAAGCTTTATAATTTCTTCAGCAAAGTCTTTTATAGTAATCTCATCAGGATTTCCAATATTAACAGGATAAGCATAATCAGAAAGCAAAAGCCTGAAAATACCTTCTACCTGATCGTCTACATAACAAAACGACCTGGTTTGCATACCGTCACCAAAAACAGTAAGATCTTCACCTCTTAAGGCCTGACCGATAAAGGCAGGAATTACCCTTCCGTCGTTGAGCCTCATTCTTGGGCCATAAGTATTAAATATCCTTACGATTCTTGTTTCCACACTATGAAAAGTATGGTAAGCCATCGTTATAGATTCCTGAAAACGTTTTGCTTCATCATAAACCCCTCTTGGTCCTATGGTGTTTACGTTTCCGTAGTAATCTTCATTTTGAGGATGTACCAACGGGTCTCCGTATACTTCTGAAGTAGAAGCTATAAGTATCCTTGCTTTTTTTACCCTTGCCAAACCTAAAAGGTTATGTGTTCCTAACGAACCTACCTTAAGGGTTTGAATAGGAATCTTTAAATAATCTATAGGGCTTGCCGGAGAAGCAAAATGTAATATATAGTCCAGGTTGCCCGGAATATTTACAAACTTGGTTACATCATGATGATAAAACTCAAAGTTAGGAAGTTTGAAAAGATGTTCTATGTTCTTAAGATCTCCCGTAATAAGATTATCCATACCTATTACAAAATAACCTTCCTTAATAAACCTGTCACAAAGATGAGATCCTAAAAAACCTGCAGCTCCTGTAATAAGTATTTTTTTCATCTTTTCTCTTTTTCTATAACACTGGAATACAATTCTTTATTAAAAAGGCAATACAATAATGTAAAGAAAACAACGCCTCGTTGCCTCCATAAAAAAGATTCGGTCAAAAATAAGGCTATCATTAGAATTGCGAAAGCAATATGAACAAAATCTTTATTGCTTAAACCGTTTTTAAGGTTAAGTAACATCATGGTTATTAAAATTAAAAACCCAAACAGTCCTAAATCGGCAAAAACCTCAACATACTGATTATGAAAATTAAGTCCGTTATATCCCCTGTGGGTTTCGTTTCCCTTAAAAACATTATGTTCATCTCCTTTTTCCTTTACCTTAACCAAAGAGGCATTAAGACCGTAGCCCTGAAAGAAAACAGGGTCTTCCTGAATCATTTCGGTAAATATGCGGATTTGATAAACCCTGAAAGAAGTTCCGTTAAAATAATCGTTTTGTGAAAAGGTTTCACTATTCCATGCCTGTGCTATAGTAATGGCTCTAGTCCCCATATCCTGAACTGCCTGTTCGGTATCCGGTTTAAACTCTACCTCAACCCTTTCTTTTATTTTACTAAAATATCCTGCTATTACTATCGCTGTTGCAAATACTACTGCAAATGTCCATTTGGTTTTTTTAGAAACCGGAGACCAGAACAGGAAATACAATATAATCAGTAAAATATCTGTAAGGAGTATGTTTTTAGAAGATAACAGAAAAATGAAAACGAAAAGAAACGCCAGTGCCAGATAGTCAAATTTTCGTTTTGTTCTTTTCGCTACAAAATAAAACAGGGCAACCGACATGAAAACCGATACATAAATGGCATTTACATCTTTTGTAACCAGTTCATGATAAAAGAAAACATTAGTGTCTCCTGTTTCAAAATATTTTATAACAGCCCTTATAACATAAAAAAGGGCATACGTAAACATTCCCCAACTGTAAAATTTAAGTATGTCTTTCTGTTGTTTAGGCCAAAGCCTTATAACAAAAAAAACAACAGGAATAATAAGTAACGGAATCTCTTTGGAAAGTGCCTTTAATGTACTTTTAAAATCTATGGACCAGATAAGAGAAGCTACCATAAGCAAAAAAAGAGCTACAGGCATAAACAGGGCTATATTAAAACTGAAGTCCTCCTTTTTTGCCGTAAACAGAGCATAAAGGGTAAAAAGTATAACCGTTATACTGCCAAATGCATAGTTTAACGGAGTGGTAAGCAATACGGCAACTGCTAAAAAAACCAGCGTTTTAGGGTTTGTTACAGGCCTCTTACTTTTTGGCAAGGCATTTTTCGAAGAATTGAAGATAGTCTCCATTAATTTTTTCCCAGTTAAAGTCTTCTATAATTGCTTTATAATTATTCTCAACGAGCTGCAAATTATCACTTTTTTTTAAGGTTTTAAGAATATTTGCCACTTCTTCAGGATTTGAGAAATAATAGGCGTTATTTTTAAGAACTCCTTTATTAAAATCGTTGTTATGTGCAACAATAAATGCTTTTGATGCCATTGCCTCTAATAAAGAAGGGTTGGTACCTCCTACCGAGTGTCCGTGGAAATAAATATTAGAAAAATATCTTAAGTTATCCAGGTGTTCTATATTATAAATACCTCCCATGAAGCGAATGTGAGTGTATGCCCCAAACTTATCCTTAAGATAAGCACCATATTTGGTTTGATGGTTCCCTATTACAAGAATCGGGGTTTTATCTTCGCTTTTAACAACGCCCTCCAACACCATGTCCAGATTGTTTTCCGGTTCAAAACGGGCCATTACCATATTATAATTGCCTTTCTCAACAAAATATTCTTTTATGAGGTCTTCATGTGGATTTTCAAACGGGTAAGCACCGTAGGCAATATATTCTGATTCTTTACCGTATCGTTTTTTAAGGGATTTTTGTATTCCAAGTGAGTCGGCAATAAGATAATCACTGCTTACTGCAGCCAGCCTTTCGGCAAACTTTAAAAACTGCCTTACCGGAGCCGAATATTTAGAGCGCTTCCACTCCAAGCCATCCATATTACTTATAATAAGCGGCTTTTTTGGAAGCAGGAAAAACCATATAGAACTACTGGTGTAACCTAATTGAAGTATAATATCAAAATCCCTTTTTCGGGAATCCATTATACAATTATAGTCATATATAAACTGGCCGAAAGTACCCATCTTATATTCCGGATCGTGCTGATGGATAATATAAGCTCCCTTAAACATTTTTTCCTGATAAGGATGATTATGCGAATTATACACATATACTTCATGCCCTTTATCAGCCAGGTAAGCCGAAAAGTATTCGGCAAACTGTTCAAAACCACCGTAATAATTGGGAACCCCTCTTGTACCTAATATGGCTATTTTCATTGTGTGTTTTTAAGGTGTGCAAATATAGGCCTTTTTAAAAACTTATGTTAAAAGGTAATAATGCCTTAACTATCCCTCCAGTATGCTGGATATATTCGCAATATATTTTTCCGGAGAAAATTCAGCAATCGCCCTTTCATATCCCTTTTCTCCCAGTTCTTTTCTAAGATCTGCGCTATTAATAAGCTTCAGCAAAGCATCGGCAAACTCTCCTTCATTTGATGGTTCCACAAGATAACCTGTTTCATTGTTTACCACTATCTCGGTTACTCCCCCATGATTAGAGGCTACAACCGGTTTTTTTGCCAGCATGGCTTCTAAAGCTACCAATCCAAAAGACTCTGCCTCTGTAGATGGCATAACAGCTATATCTGTAACATCCCAAATCTGTTTAAGGCTTTTAGTAAAAGGTAAAACTGTTACTTTGTTTTCCAAACCTTCGGTTTGTACTATTTCATAAACCTCATCCTCATAAAACTCCTGCCCCGGTACCGGAGAGCCTACCAAAAGTAATTTTGCTTTGGTTTGTTGCAGGTAATTAGTAAATGTGTTTAAAAGCCATTTGTGCCCTTTAAGCCTGCTTATCCTGCCCACCAGGGTAATAATAATATCTTGCTGTGAGAACCCAAAATCTTCTTTTGTTGCAGCTTCCCTCTGCGATTTTGATACAGCAGGGCCATTATGCACCACAACCGTTTTTTTACTTAAAGACGGTTGCCTGTTTACCAGGTTGCTTTCCGTTGCCTGCGAATTACATATCACAACATCTGCTCTTTTGGCAAGCAGTTTAGGATAAGCTTCTGCAAAAATTTTAGGATGTACAATTATTTCATGTACATGCCAAACATGCTTTATTTTCCTTTTTCGGGCATACATCATTCCTAACAATACTGCGAGTGTATTAGAGTAAACAATATCAAATTTATATTGCTTATTAAGCTTATCAAGAATCGCTATCCCTTTTTTTATGTCTTTTGAAAACCTTATCAGGTTTTTTGGTGTAAACATACTTCTGTAAACCTTAAGTACAGGAGCAACAACTACTTTTATATCCTGTTTTTCAAGCTCAGTTTTAAGCGGGCCTTCCTGTGGTAATACCACAACCGGAAAAAATTTAGTTTTATCCAGTCCGGTAACAGTAAGGTACAGCATCCTGTCTGACCCATACATTTCTGCTGCCTGATGTATTACAAGGATATTTTTCATTGCACGCGGTTTGTTACAGCCCTGGCTATGTTTTCCCTGTATCTCACTAAAAAGCCAAATATTACTGCCTTAGTATCTACCGTAAAGTAAAAGCCCATAAACACCCAATAAGACACAAACAGGTATACGCCCGTACCCACTATTAAAAAGTTAATATTGGTTATTACAGGGTCGTCAAAAGGCTTATTTTTAAACAGTAGGAAGATGGATATTAGCAATAATATTAACCCCATCAAACCTGATTTTAGAAAAACGGTTGTAAACCCGTTATGCAGGTAAGGAATAAAGCGCATATAGCTGCTTTGCAACCACATTTTCATTCTCAAATCAGTAGTTGAGCCCAAGCCTTTACCAAACGCAACTGCTGCAGGTCCCTTATCTGTTACCTGCTTATAGGTCATTATCGTTTCATAAGAACGGTAATTGTCATTAAGGTCTCTCCAGTCATATTTATTTACATGGGTTTTAAACGCTTCTTTAGGCGAATTTTTAATTTTATAGAAAAACGCCTCAACCCCTCTGGTTCTGCTGGGGTTTGAATAATATATAGCAGTATATCCGCCTCCCAAAATAAGTACCGAGAAAGCAAGTATGGTAAGTGAACGCCTGTCGGCTACAAAATATCCTTTCATCCCAACATATAAAATGGCAAACTGGATAAAGTTACTTCTTGCCAGATAAAGGATTGTGGAAAATATTAATAACGGAAGAAACAACTTAACCCTCTTGTCTGATATTTGAAGACCTAATTGTTTCCTGAAAATCAATATAATAATAGTATACACTTCAAAATCACTAAAATAACCGGTATACATCCTGAGTGTAGGCATGTCCCTTATGTAAAGGAAGGTAAAAGCATAAGCAAGATTAAGCATGTGAAAAACTGCTATAACAACACCTGTTTTTACAATTATATTAAACGGATTATCAAATTCGTCTTTACATATCTGATAGCCTATAAGTAATCCTAAAATAGGTTTGAGCATATAGGCAAAATCCCTTGCAAAAGGATAGGGCTCAGGAAAATCAAAAAAACTTACAATTAGAGCAATTAGAAGTATTCCTGTAAAACAGGCAAGCTGTTTTACCATAGTAAGGCTGTATTTTTTTCTTAAGGTAATT
Proteins encoded:
- a CDS encoding glycosyltransferase family 9 protein, which produces MAGIKHILVIRLSAMGDVAMTVPVLRALALQHPEVKLTVLSRGFFKPFFEGIPNVSFYEADVKGRHKGFGGLFKLYRELKKRDIDAVADLHNVLRSKIVTRLFALSGKKTATTDKVRKEKKALTRAENKIFKPLTPIVQRHAETFRQLGFAIDVSVPVFPEKHILTQDVLAVTGAKTEKWIGIAPFAQHDGKVYPQDLMQEVISLLAENKANKIFLFGGGAKEIEVLNRFANTISNVVVVAGKLTLTQELQLISNLDVMLSMDSGNAHMAAMLGVDTVTLWGATHPYAGFAPFNQPEENLLVSDREKYPLLPTSIYGNKKVEGYEDVMRTIVPESVVKRINQILNK
- a CDS encoding DUF4254 domain-containing protein: MFSKIAFPVFEQSINDYHQFDNVDQPINNPFSKDKIEHLLYAKNWIDTVQWHFEDIIRNPEIDPVEALALKRRIDASNQERTDMVEYIDSYFLQKYQDVKPKENAKINSESPAWAIDRLSILALKIYHMQEEATREGASPEHRAKCQEKLNVLLEQKKDLSTSIDDLLTDIENGDKFMKVYKQMKMYNDEELNPVLYQNKK
- the upp gene encoding uracil phosphoribosyltransferase, whose amino-acid sequence is MHIHNLSENNSVLNHFLAQIRDVNIQKDTMRFRKNIERIGEIMAFEISKTLEYAPVEITTPLSTKSTSLLKNGMVVCSILRAGLTLHNGLLNFFDAAESGFVSAYRYHPNNDDFFIIQTQYQAVPDLTGKTLILADPMLATGLSLEAVFKNLMANQTPKEIHIAVVIAAPEGIEHLKATLPNNCHLWIADTDERLNEHKYIVPGLGDAGDLAYGNRL
- a CDS encoding DUF6427 family protein, with translation MLLVFFYFAYLFKDTYWTEYYYMIFEKVGLFLLLAFSVFLVNFITRRNTLSKDNTYAMFLFMMFLVLFPTILVNTKIIISNFFLLLALRRLISLQSLITPKEKIFDASFWIFAAALFHFWCIIYIILVFISIIFHVSRDYRNWIIPFIAFFAMVSMYAMIVLLFGNELFYDLYAEMRISFDFTYFENVYQNIALAVFSSIAILFAVAQVGMLSSKPLNLHSSYKKVIFSFLIGVGIYVLSADKNNSFLAFTFAPLAIMGANFIESQKVKWVKESIVALIVIITVFLFFSQL
- a CDS encoding DUF6341 family protein — its product is MRAFFEGIDYLFVHILFAPLDFFRALELKNWWTANIITWIFIIICCAATWYWIKQLKVFKANNDDNQDTTAHSFLS
- the purD gene encoding phosphoribosylamine--glycine ligase — its product is MNILLLGSGGREHALAWKMLQSPQCSKLFVAPGNAGTSAIANNVNISPTDFEAVRQLVQQENIGMVVVGPEDPLVKGVYDYFKNDEALKNIPVIGPSKHGAELEGSKEFAKKFLVKNNIPTAAYESFTKETVEQGCEFLTTLKAPYVLKADGLAAGKGVLILNDLAEAQQELRNMLVDAKFGQASTKVVIEEFLDGIELSCFVLTDGESYKLLPMAKDYKRIGEGDTGLNTGGMGAVSPVPFADAGFLEKIETRIVKPTIQGLKNDNIEYKGFVFIGLIKVGNDPFVIEYNVRMGDPETEVVIPRIKSDLVEAFKALSNGTLAQTAFEIDERSAATIMMVSGGYPEDYEKGKVITGLDKVEDSIVFHAGTKDDNGNVVTNGGRVLAVTSYGADYKEAIKKSYQNIDKLNFDKMYFRKDIGFDLG
- a CDS encoding undecaprenyl-phosphate glucose phosphotransferase, whose protein sequence is MSGKGRYSKYLRPISIFFDVLVLTVLFPCFFWELGINEFYFGLYQVGAWAVISYFFGFYEIYRFTKPIEIIAKLVRQGIIFLLVVIAFFPFSKQAVFSGQAIAEYLVTAFTLITLFKFLLFYYLRKYRIMTGSNYRNAVIVGYTPDALRLKTLFEDKTEYGYKFKGFFSDKKQNENITGKISEIEAFTLDNNIDEIYCSLNEITNLQLKRLVEFADINDKTLKFIPDTKEIFAKNLKIDYYEFFPVLSLRKTPLHEPVAKIFKRLFDILFSLFVFVFVLSWLTPLLAILIKLESPGPVFFKQGRPGIDEKEFFCYKFRSMRLNKTTEESVIKNDPRVTRIGRFIRKTSLDEMPQFLNVLKGEMSVVGPRPHLWAQNNLYSKSIKKYLVRLYVKPGITGLAQVKGYRGEISTDEDMINRIKYDVFYIENWSLLLDLKIIVQTVVNIFKGEEKAY
- a CDS encoding UDP-glucuronic acid decarboxylase family protein; amino-acid sequence: MKKILITGAAGFLGSHLCDRFIKEGYFVIGMDNLITGDLKNIEHLFKLPNFEFYHHDVTKFVNIPGNLDYILHFASPASPIDYLKIPIQTLKVGSLGTHNLLGLARVKKARILIASTSEVYGDPLVHPQNEDYYGNVNTIGPRGVYDEAKRFQESITMAYHTFHSVETRIVRIFNTYGPRMRLNDGRVIPAFIGQALRGEDLTVFGDGMQTRSFCYVDDQVEGIFRLLLSDYAYPVNIGNPDEITIKDFAEEIIKLTGTTQKIIYKPLPVNDPLQRQPDITKAKELLGWEPKVGREEGMKITYDYFKSLSHEELLKEEHKDFSGYIY
- a CDS encoding O-antigen ligase family protein — encoded protein: METIFNSSKNALPKSKRPVTNPKTLVFLAVAVLLTTPLNYAFGSITVILFTLYALFTAKKEDFSFNIALFMPVALFLLMVASLIWSIDFKSTLKALSKEIPLLIIPVVFFVIRLWPKQQKDILKFYSWGMFTYALFYVIRAVIKYFETGDTNVFFYHELVTKDVNAIYVSVFMSVALFYFVAKRTKRKFDYLALAFLFVFIFLLSSKNILLTDILLIILYFLFWSPVSKKTKWTFAVVFATAIVIAGYFSKIKERVEVEFKPDTEQAVQDMGTRAITIAQAWNSETFSQNDYFNGTSFRVYQIRIFTEMIQEDPVFFQGYGLNASLVKVKEKGDEHNVFKGNETHRGYNGLNFHNQYVEVFADLGLFGFLILITMMLLNLKNGLSNKDFVHIAFAILMIALFLTESFLWRQRGVVFFTLLYCLFNKELYSSVIEKEKR
- a CDS encoding DUF1972 domain-containing protein, which encodes MKIAILGTRGVPNYYGGFEQFAEYFSAYLADKGHEVYVYNSHNHPYQEKMFKGAYIIHQHDPEYKMGTFGQFIYDYNCIMDSRKRDFDIILQLGYTSSSIWFFLLPKKPLIISNMDGLEWKRSKYSAPVRQFLKFAERLAAVSSDYLIADSLGIQKSLKKRYGKESEYIAYGAYPFENPHEDLIKEYFVEKGNYNMVMARFEPENNLDMVLEGVVKSEDKTPILVIGNHQTKYGAYLKDKFGAYTHIRFMGGIYNIEHLDNLRYFSNIYFHGHSVGGTNPSLLEAMASKAFIVAHNNDFNKGVLKNNAYYFSNPEEVANILKTLKKSDNLQLVENNYKAIIEDFNWEKINGDYLQFFEKCLAKK
- a CDS encoding glycosyltransferase family 4 protein, with amino-acid sequence MKNILVIHQAAEMYGSDRMLYLTVTGLDKTKFFPVVVLPQEGPLKTELEKQDIKVVVAPVLKVYRSMFTPKNLIRFSKDIKKGIAILDKLNKQYKFDIVYSNTLAVLLGMMYARKRKIKHVWHVHEIIVHPKIFAEAYPKLLAKRADVVICNSQATESNLVNRQPSLSKKTVVVHNGPAVSKSQREAATKEDFGFSQQDIIITLVGRISRLKGHKWLLNTFTNYLQQTKAKLLLVGSPVPGQEFYEDEVYEIVQTEGLENKVTVLPFTKSLKQIWDVTDIAVMPSTEAESFGLVALEAMLAKKPVVASNHGGVTEIVVNNETGYLVEPSNEGEFADALLKLINSADLRKELGEKGYERAIAEFSPEKYIANISSILEG